A part of Vespertiliibacter pulmonis genomic DNA contains:
- a CDS encoding FAD:protein FMN transferase: MKILSTWFVSACLAILLSACEKEPQQIKLEGKTMGTTYHISYIDDGKIENLPKPIEVKKQLDELLKEVNNEMSTYQNDSEISIFNRSQDVDRPFIVSDDFARVVKEAIRLNKVTEGALDVTVGPLVNLWGFGPDKRLNKAPTPEQIEERAKSVGIEKIRVEEQNNHQILLKKDPHLYLDLSSIAKGFGVDKVAEHLHKLGLHNYLVEIGGELRGKGLNIVGKPWQIAIEKPTFEQGSSAEIVVPLRNQAFATSGNYRNYFEDEQGNRLSHIIDPKELKPIHHNLASITVIADTAMTADGLSTGLFVLGADKALEVAEREKLAVFLIIKKGQEYETKMSSEFKRLESN; encoded by the coding sequence ATCAAAATATTATCAACTTGGTTTGTGTCTGCTTGTTTAGCTATTCTTCTTAGTGCTTGTGAGAAAGAACCACAACAAATTAAGTTAGAAGGCAAAACAATGGGGACAACCTACCACATTAGCTATATTGATGATGGAAAAATAGAGAATTTACCAAAGCCTATTGAAGTTAAAAAACAATTAGATGAGTTATTGAAAGAAGTAAATAATGAAATGTCTACTTATCAGAATGACTCTGAAATTTCTATATTTAATCGTTCGCAAGATGTAGATCGTCCTTTTATTGTGTCTGATGATTTTGCTAGAGTAGTAAAAGAAGCAATTCGTTTAAATAAAGTAACAGAAGGGGCGCTAGATGTTACCGTTGGGCCTTTAGTTAATTTATGGGGATTTGGTCCAGATAAGCGATTAAATAAAGCACCAACGCCAGAGCAAATTGAGGAACGTGCAAAATCTGTTGGGATTGAAAAAATTCGAGTAGAAGAGCAGAATAATCATCAAATCTTGCTTAAGAAAGATCCGCATCTTTATCTTGATCTCTCATCAATTGCTAAAGGGTTTGGTGTAGATAAGGTTGCCGAACATTTACATAAATTGGGGTTGCATAATTATTTAGTTGAAATTGGTGGTGAACTGCGAGGTAAAGGATTAAATATTGTGGGAAAACCATGGCAAATTGCGATTGAAAAACCTACTTTTGAGCAAGGATCATCAGCAGAAATTGTCGTGCCTCTAAGAAATCAGGCGTTTGCAACTTCGGGCAATTATCGTAATTATTTTGAAGATGAGCAGGGTAATCGTTTATCGCATATTATTGATCCAAAAGAGCTTAAACCTATTCACCATAATTTAGCATCAATTACCGTGATTGCAGATACAGCAATGACAGCAGATGGGCTATCTACGGGGCTATTTGTTCTTGGAGCTGATAAAGCACTTGAAGTCGCAGAACGTGAAAAATTAGCAGTATTTTTGATTATTAAGAAAGGTCAAGAATATGAAACTAAAATGTCGAGCGAGTTTAAGCGATTAGAGAGTAATTAA